From Rhodanobacteraceae bacterium, the proteins below share one genomic window:
- a CDS encoding L-lysine 6-aminotransferase, with protein MKSIDMLRELRTHGGKVRTHGLDDATIERFAGQDADLAGAIADAHAAFLQLKADHPEMLGMDEDKQLHAVQSGFVNFYPDDAVCPFVALAARGTWIVTLKGAVLYDCGGYGMMGFGHNPPAVMKALAKPQVMANVMTPSLSQHAFTEATRREIGHHRGKHPFAKFMCLNSGSEAVTLAARIADVNAKLMTDAGAKYAGRTIKRLVVKGAFHGRTERPALYSDSSRKAYVNNLASFRDEHSVIAIEPYDVAALRRAFDEAEQNGWFFEAMFLEPVMGEGDPGRAVSPEFYAAARELTEAHGSLLLVDSIQAGLRAHGVLSVVDYPGFEKLPAPDMETYSKALNGGQFPLSVLAVNDRAASLYKKGIYGNTMTGNPRALDIACAVLKEITPELRANIRARGAELVKKLSALKDELGGLITKVQGTGLLLSCELAPQFKCFGADSIEEYMRERGINVIHGGTNSLRFTPHFSINEAEVDLLVAHVREALKHGPRQQVEAKRAAA; from the coding sequence ATGAAATCCATCGACATGCTGCGCGAGTTGCGCACCCACGGCGGCAAGGTCCGCACCCACGGGCTGGACGATGCCACCATCGAGCGCTTCGCCGGTCAGGATGCCGACCTCGCGGGCGCGATCGCGGATGCGCATGCGGCTTTCCTGCAACTGAAAGCCGATCACCCGGAAATGCTGGGCATGGACGAAGACAAGCAACTGCACGCGGTGCAGTCCGGCTTCGTCAACTTCTATCCCGATGACGCGGTCTGCCCGTTCGTCGCGCTGGCAGCACGCGGCACGTGGATCGTCACCCTGAAGGGCGCGGTGCTGTACGACTGCGGCGGCTACGGGATGATGGGTTTCGGCCACAATCCGCCGGCGGTGATGAAAGCCTTGGCCAAGCCGCAGGTGATGGCCAACGTGATGACGCCCTCGCTGTCGCAGCACGCGTTCACCGAGGCAACGCGCCGCGAAATCGGCCATCACAGGGGCAAGCACCCGTTTGCGAAATTCATGTGCCTCAACTCGGGTTCGGAAGCGGTGACGCTGGCCGCGCGCATCGCCGACGTCAACGCCAAACTGATGACGGATGCCGGCGCGAAATACGCGGGCCGCACCATCAAGCGTCTGGTCGTGAAGGGCGCGTTCCACGGCCGCACCGAGCGCCCGGCGCTGTATTCGGATTCCTCGCGCAAGGCCTACGTCAACAACCTGGCGAGCTTCCGCGACGAGCATTCGGTGATCGCGATCGAACCGTACGACGTGGCCGCGCTGCGCCGCGCGTTCGACGAAGCCGAGCAGAACGGCTGGTTCTTCGAAGCGATGTTCCTGGAACCGGTGATGGGCGAAGGCGATCCGGGCCGCGCCGTCAGCCCCGAGTTCTACGCCGCCGCGCGCGAACTGACCGAAGCGCACGGTTCGCTGCTGCTGGTCGATTCGATCCAGGCCGGCTTGCGCGCGCACGGCGTGCTCTCGGTCGTGGACTATCCCGGCTTCGAAAAGCTGCCGGCGCCCGACATGGAAACCTATTCCAAGGCGCTCAACGGCGGGCAGTTCCCGCTTTCGGTGCTGGCCGTCAACGATCGCGCCGCGAGTCTGTACAAGAAAGGCATCTACGGCAACACCATGACCGGCAACCCGCGCGCACTCGACATCGCCTGCGCGGTGCTGAAGGAGATCACGCCGGAATTGCGCGCCAACATCCGCGCGCGCGGTGCCGAACTGGTGAAGAAACTCTCCGCGCTCAAGGACGAACTGGGCGGCCTGATCACCAAGGTGCAGGGCACCGGACTGCTGCTGTCGTGCGAGCTGGCGCCGCAGTTCAAATGCTTCGGCGCGGATTCCATCGAGGAATACATGCGCGAGCGCGGCATCAACGTGATCCACGGCGGCACCAATTCGCTGCGCTTCACCCCGCACTTCAGCATCAACGAAGCCGAAGTTGACCTGCTGGTGGCGCACGTGCGCGAAGCGCTGAAGCACGGGCCGCGGCAGCAGGTCGAAGCCAAGCGCGCCGCGGCGTAG
- a CDS encoding Phosphate starvation-inducible protein PsiF: protein MRIRTSMLALGLSLGALAAAPAFAAGTTAASSAKPMTAQQQKMASCSHESKGMKGDAHKKFMSDCLHGKTDTAATTAKPTQQDKMKTCNADAKAKALKGDARKSFMSTCLKGS from the coding sequence ATGCGGATCCGTACCTCGATGTTGGCGCTGGGCCTGAGCCTCGGCGCGCTGGCGGCTGCCCCGGCCTTCGCCGCGGGCACCACGGCTGCTTCGTCCGCCAAGCCCATGACCGCGCAGCAGCAGAAGATGGCCAGCTGCAGCCACGAGTCCAAGGGCATGAAGGGCGACGCGCACAAGAAGTTCATGAGCGACTGCCTGCACGGCAAGACCGACACGGCGGCCACCACCGCCAAGCCGACCCAGCAGGACAAGATGAAGACCTGCAACGCCGACGCCAAGGCCAAGGCGCTCAAGGGCGACGCGCGCAAGAGCTTCATGAGCACCTGCCTCAAGGGCAGCTGA
- a CDS encoding DedA family protein, with protein MRLFRPLYEKAIEWAAKPRADVGLALLSFVEAFIFPVAPEIMLAPMTLARPRRWWQFASLSLFFSLLGSLVGYALGHYAFDALKPLLAHLGLLPHLDSLVHTLGADAKAHPWKAFWLLVAAGFVPIPMKVASWACGIVGMPILPFLGGIAVGRGKRVFLVAGVIRLGGERAEKLLHKYIEIIGWVIVAIVAALLLWWWLR; from the coding sequence ATGCGCCTCTTCCGTCCGCTCTACGAAAAAGCCATCGAGTGGGCTGCGAAGCCGCGCGCCGACGTCGGTCTTGCGCTGTTGAGTTTCGTCGAGGCTTTCATCTTCCCGGTCGCGCCGGAAATCATGCTGGCGCCGATGACGCTGGCGCGGCCGCGCCGGTGGTGGCAGTTCGCTTCGCTGAGCTTGTTCTTCTCGCTGCTGGGTTCGCTGGTCGGCTACGCGCTGGGCCACTACGCATTCGACGCGTTGAAGCCGCTGCTTGCGCATCTCGGCTTGCTGCCGCACCTCGACTCTTTGGTGCACACGCTGGGCGCGGACGCGAAAGCGCATCCGTGGAAGGCGTTCTGGCTGCTGGTCGCGGCCGGTTTCGTGCCGATCCCGATGAAGGTCGCGAGCTGGGCCTGCGGCATCGTCGGCATGCCGATCCTGCCGTTCCTCGGCGGCATAGCGGTGGGGCGCGGCAAGCGCGTGTTCCTGGTCGCGGGCGTGATCCGGCTGGGCGGCGAGCGCGCCGAAAAGCTGTTGCACAAATACATCGAGATCATCGGCTGGGTGATCGTCGCGATCGTCGCCGCGCTGCTGCTGTGGTGGTGGCTGCGCTGA